AAGTCGCGTGTGGACTTGCGGGACAATGTATTACATTGCAAAAACACGCAGGCGGATATACGGAGAGGTACTTTATTCATCAAACCCGTCTGATCGAACCGCAAGGAAAGTTAAAAAAACGAACCGCAAGGAAAGTTAAAAACATGGAAGAATATGAGATAGTGATCGGTTTGGAAATCCACGCCGAATTGTGCACAGAAAGCAAACTTTTCTGTAATTGTGCCTATACCTTCGGGGCATCGGCGAATGACTGTACGTGCCCAATCTGTTTAGGGATGCCGGGAACATTACCCGTCGTCAACAGACGCGCCGTTGAGTTTGCGGTGCGTGCCGGCTTAGCGATGGACTGTGAAATCACACCTTCCAGTAAATTCGATCGGAAGAACTATTTTTATCCAGATCTACCCAAGAACTACCAGATCTCACAATATGACATTCCCTTGTGTCAAAGCGGACAGGTAACGTTTGAATTTGAGGGCGAACCCCGAACGGTTGCCCTCCGTAGAATTCATCTCGAAGAAGATGCCGGGAAATCCATTCACGCCGAAGTCACCGGGGATCCAACCCGTAGCTTCATGGATTTCAATCGTGCCGGTGTGCCACTCCTCGAAATTGTAAGCGAACCCGAATTGCATTCTCCCGCAGAAGCCATCGCCTATTGTCGGGCAGTTAAGGAAATTTTAGAGTATATTGAAGTGAGCGACTGCAACATGGAAGAGGGGAGCCTGCGATGTGAGCCAAACCTCTCCCTGCGTCCCAAGGGTAGCAAAGAATTGGGGACACGCACTGAAATTAAAAACAAAAACTCGTTCCAAGAGTTGATCGAAGCAATGGAATACGAGGTGAAACGACAGGCTCGAATTTTAGATGCGGGTGAAGAGGTTGTCCAAGAAACACTCCTCTTTGATGCCAGCACGGGCAAGACCGTTGCTATGCGTGGTAAAGAGGAAGCCGACGACTATCGCTATTTCCCTGAACCCGATCTCGTTCATGTCCAGATAAGGGGTGAGTGGGTTAAGGAGATCCAGCCGACCCTTCCTGA
The Candidatus Poribacteria bacterium genome window above contains:
- the gatB gene encoding Asp-tRNA(Asn)/Glu-tRNA(Gln) amidotransferase subunit GatB; this encodes MEEYEIVIGLEIHAELCTESKLFCNCAYTFGASANDCTCPICLGMPGTLPVVNRRAVEFAVRAGLAMDCEITPSSKFDRKNYFYPDLPKNYQISQYDIPLCQSGQVTFEFEGEPRTVALRRIHLEEDAGKSIHAEVTGDPTRSFMDFNRAGVPLLEIVSEPELHSPAEAIAYCRAVKEILEYIEVSDCNMEEGSLRCEPNLSLRPKGSKELGTRTEIKNKNSFQELIEAMEYEVKRQARILDAGEEVVQETLLFDASTGKTVAMRGKEEADDYRYFPEPDLVHVQIRGEWVKEIQPTLPELPAARRERFISDYDLSPENAEFLTSTRPLAEFFDEAARCSGDPTTCANWIMGDLTRLLNTAEIEIQDAKVTPAHLNELIQLIEDATISGKIAKSVLDDAFETGKMPKQIVNEKGLAQITDTSEIEAIVLQVVEDNPGPAQDYRDGTKKAIGFLVGQVMRATRGKANPQLVNQILTRVLLTD